A portion of the Fibrobacter sp. UWT2 genome contains these proteins:
- a CDS encoding fibro-slime domain-containing protein, whose translation MRCEFFKRATSLLALFATAVLAADYSVDVSYEGQNLYYTIYTNRTQNKSCSSAKNGISFSANSIEGRTIRFYTDRNCRSPQPLTTINAEELFASDYAVYINIDRSGEWSFAAAPTPGEGPDGPGQEPGENPGQDNPGGPGDNPGRDNPTPARGGKHIVFFTPWSNTNAILYLNGESYKMSAMDKYCGWFVASVNATENLNVYFKQTIGGNFVGSEGLTKVEPTTATEISLDSVAALSDSIWVKGNQEGAPEVYSQRPAGILGDCPLKKLPVMMFDWLHGNQGDGERGNGNPENGVSADFGSGGCSGSPMRGMVEPILGENGVPVPATPFPENCKITEHLANWFLPEVLATDDQGNQYTNMTCRDLYISMDDEGFWLAEVSGDAISKGNEVNKDGMFLLDDFKYLDEAQTIPNPYYDTRTTTHNGRSHNFGFTMKIQATFEYVPGQYFDFYGDDDVWVFINNRLVVDIGGQHGQVAGAVDLDTLGLKEGETYPFHIFYAERHVSSSNFRMHTSIDLKTEASIMLKNASDDPNVIGKEIYQRVRKSKLACDFGSGETELSLERGPSVFTLFGGNLPDEGVELDSAGLWFGGIIVNKDFDAFDVNKEDIKKNHGLAPGTYFIRVTLKSDNSQYRDVYFVVGAYDLPKLVYIDSVGNVLGETVKSEVYQLSMRKDTMWVGQTYKVYVQYADEWANPNEIVYPSTNDNALVPCDSLGNPITEIQLRNYQGSFYVKAVDEVQGGALYVKGQASANTATWTGINFALPPVPQIELAYMYDNDGDGRGDSIWIKFNGKLGGKNVLDSAKFTFGSNFNTSYKPKYVDGSNEAIVVAKGSGFGTAPFTGDTLAKVYTGQIRVWYTYVDNGHKSVFPAEGQLQDQVGPIVNKAEVSYMKDGNTQLILTFSESILDLDVSSDVFRFHVWKNGILDSLVKTASDISVTAPHRWKLIFPKGADTDVIPAVGDSVRFTPPPSLMLAYDMMNVNPHVNNPWVRITGEQKVNVTSPGVVTLNPESPSYENAKEIIRSPESTVPRIIQDPSILTAEQAAAAYGTQGHFLGDLNMAELVENEITEVSRAVQAVPSYVSKDEAKAAEKAGTQPRSYTIEEIIAAVDAGAMTINEAKKQFGLSDVIVDAYKNGILNSGNIDHYQRGTKEDIKQIVETVAENTELYYKATYYSSLGEFVNSYSNVITCNGDIFKDGGRGTCLDNNGKLFLAWNMRAENGRLVSTGVYIARLEYRIRVGTKTVVNRTQDFLWGVRRGKANALDLGL comes from the coding sequence ATGAGGTGCGAATTTTTTAAGAGAGCAACCAGTTTGCTCGCTTTGTTTGCGACCGCGGTGTTGGCTGCGGACTATTCTGTTGATGTAAGCTACGAAGGCCAAAACCTCTACTATACGATTTACACGAATCGTACTCAGAACAAATCCTGTTCTTCCGCCAAAAATGGAATTTCGTTTAGTGCGAATTCCATTGAAGGTCGCACGATTAGGTTCTATACCGATCGAAATTGCCGTAGTCCGCAACCTTTGACGACTATCAATGCCGAAGAGCTGTTCGCAAGTGACTATGCCGTCTATATCAACATCGACCGAAGCGGCGAATGGTCTTTTGCTGCGGCTCCGACTCCCGGCGAAGGCCCCGATGGCCCTGGTCAGGAACCTGGTGAAAATCCGGGTCAGGACAATCCCGGTGGCCCCGGCGATAATCCCGGCAGGGACAATCCCACTCCGGCAAGGGGCGGTAAGCACATCGTCTTCTTTACCCCTTGGTCCAACACTAACGCCATTTTATACTTGAACGGTGAATCTTATAAAATGTCCGCCATGGACAAGTATTGCGGTTGGTTTGTTGCCTCTGTTAATGCTACCGAAAATTTGAACGTCTATTTTAAGCAGACGATTGGCGGCAACTTTGTTGGCTCCGAAGGCCTTACCAAGGTTGAACCTACTACTGCAACTGAAATCAGCCTCGATTCCGTGGCTGCCTTGAGTGACTCCATTTGGGTCAAGGGTAACCAGGAAGGTGCCCCAGAAGTCTATTCCCAGCGCCCCGCAGGCATTCTGGGTGACTGCCCGTTGAAAAAACTCCCGGTCATGATGTTTGACTGGCTGCATGGCAACCAGGGCGATGGCGAACGTGGAAACGGAAACCCTGAAAACGGCGTGAGCGCTGACTTCGGTTCTGGTGGCTGTAGCGGTAGCCCCATGCGCGGCATGGTTGAACCCATCCTCGGCGAAAACGGCGTCCCGGTTCCGGCAACACCTTTCCCCGAAAATTGTAAGATTACCGAACATTTGGCTAACTGGTTCTTGCCCGAAGTTCTCGCCACAGACGACCAAGGCAATCAATACACCAACATGACTTGCCGCGACCTTTACATTTCTATGGATGACGAAGGTTTCTGGCTTGCAGAAGTATCTGGAGATGCCATTTCGAAGGGTAACGAAGTCAATAAAGATGGTATGTTCCTGTTGGATGATTTCAAGTATCTCGACGAAGCGCAAACCATTCCGAATCCCTATTACGATACGAGAACGACAACTCATAATGGTCGCAGTCATAACTTCGGCTTCACCATGAAGATCCAGGCAACGTTTGAATACGTGCCGGGTCAGTACTTCGACTTCTATGGCGATGATGACGTCTGGGTGTTCATCAACAACAGGTTGGTGGTGGATATCGGTGGTCAGCATGGTCAGGTGGCCGGTGCCGTGGACCTGGATACCTTGGGACTTAAGGAAGGCGAAACCTATCCGTTCCATATCTTCTATGCAGAACGTCATGTCAGTTCTTCGAACTTCCGCATGCATACCTCCATTGACCTGAAGACCGAAGCAAGCATTATGCTCAAGAACGCTTCGGACGATCCGAACGTGATTGGCAAGGAAATCTACCAGAGAGTCCGCAAGAGCAAGCTCGCTTGCGACTTCGGCAGCGGTGAAACGGAACTCTCCCTGGAACGCGGTCCTTCTGTCTTTACGCTCTTTGGCGGCAACTTGCCCGACGAAGGTGTGGAACTGGATTCCGCAGGCCTTTGGTTCGGCGGTATCATCGTCAACAAGGACTTCGATGCGTTTGACGTGAACAAGGAAGACATCAAGAAGAACCACGGCCTTGCTCCGGGAACCTACTTTATCCGCGTGACCCTGAAATCTGACAACTCCCAGTACAGAGACGTGTACTTCGTCGTTGGCGCCTACGATCTTCCGAAACTGGTTTATATCGATTCTGTCGGAAACGTCCTTGGCGAAACGGTGAAAAGCGAAGTCTATCAGCTCAGCATGCGTAAAGATACTATGTGGGTGGGCCAGACTTACAAGGTCTATGTGCAGTACGCTGACGAATGGGCTAACCCCAACGAGATCGTCTATCCTTCTACCAACGACAACGCCTTGGTTCCTTGCGATTCTCTGGGCAACCCCATTACCGAAATTCAGCTCAGGAATTACCAGGGTTCGTTCTATGTGAAGGCCGTGGATGAAGTCCAGGGTGGTGCCCTCTATGTGAAGGGCCAGGCCTCTGCCAATACTGCCACTTGGACCGGTATCAACTTCGCACTGCCGCCAGTACCGCAGATCGAACTTGCCTACATGTACGACAACGACGGCGATGGCCGCGGCGATAGCATCTGGATCAAGTTTAACGGTAAGCTGGGTGGAAAGAATGTTTTGGATTCTGCCAAGTTCACCTTCGGCTCGAATTTCAACACCTCCTACAAGCCCAAGTACGTAGACGGCTCTAACGAAGCTATTGTAGTTGCAAAGGGTAGCGGCTTTGGAACGGCTCCCTTTACCGGTGACACTTTGGCAAAGGTCTATACCGGACAAATCAGGGTCTGGTACACCTATGTCGATAATGGCCACAAGTCTGTATTCCCGGCCGAAGGACAGCTTCAGGATCAGGTTGGACCGATCGTGAACAAGGCTGAAGTTTCTTACATGAAGGATGGCAACACGCAGTTGATCCTGACCTTCAGCGAAAGCATTCTCGATCTTGATGTAAGCTCCGATGTGTTCCGCTTCCATGTCTGGAAGAACGGAATCCTGGATTCCTTGGTCAAGACGGCAAGCGACATTTCTGTGACGGCTCCGCATCGCTGGAAGTTGATCTTCCCGAAGGGTGCAGATACAGATGTCATCCCGGCTGTAGGCGACTCCGTGCGCTTCACTCCGCCTCCGTCCCTCATGCTCGCCTACGACATGATGAATGTTAATCCGCATGTGAACAACCCCTGGGTGCGCATTACGGGTGAACAGAAGGTGAATGTGACAAGTCCGGGCGTCGTGACGTTGAATCCGGAATCCCCGTCTTACGAAAATGCCAAAGAAATTATCAGAAGCCCGGAATCTACCGTTCCGAGAATCATTCAGGATCCGTCGATTCTTACTGCAGAACAGGCTGCTGCCGCATACGGTACCCAGGGCCACTTCTTGGGCGACTTGAATATGGCAGAACTTGTTGAAAACGAAATTACGGAAGTCTCCAGGGCTGTGCAGGCTGTGCCCTCTTACGTCAGCAAGGACGAAGCGAAGGCCGCCGAAAAGGCTGGCACCCAGCCCAGAAGCTACACCATCGAAGAAATCATTGCCGCCGTTGACGCTGGCGCAATGACAATCAACGAGGCCAAGAAGCAATTCGGTTTGAGCGATGTCATTGTGGATGCCTATAAGAACGGAATCCTCAATTCTGGAAACATCGATCATTACCAGCGCGGCACCAAGGAAGATATCAAGCAGATCGTGGAAACGGTTGCCGAAAACACGGAACTCTACTACAAGGCTACCTACTACTCTAGCCTCGGTGAATTCGTGAACAGCTACTCCAACGTGATCACTTGCAACGGCGATATCTTCAAGGATGGCGGCAGAGGTACCTGCCTCGACAATAACGGCAAGCTGTTCCTCGCCTGGAACATGCGTGCTGAAAACGGCAGACTGGTATCTACCGGCGTGTACATCGCCCGACTGGAATACCGCATCAGAGTGGGCACCAAGACCGTCGTGAACCGCACGCAGGACTTCCTGTGGGGCGTGCGCCGCGGCAAGGCTAACGCACTTGACTTGGGCCTCTAA
- a CDS encoding ATP-dependent 6-phosphofructokinase, with amino-acid sequence MTQEDILNNPEKYDLSIETVGKGTLKSPMKGVPFVSESDRVSLTADVGRIQKFCESGKAIPSLEAAGPRETIFHDPAWTRAGIVTCGGLCPGLNNVIKGLVQVLWFDYGVRNIFGIPYGYRGLNPAYGYSPMILNPDVVDAIQEDGGTILGSSRGNQDAKVMVDTLMRLNINVLFCIGGDGTLRGAHDIAQEVKKRHQPISVIGIPKTIDNDLNLIDRTFGFETAVLSATDVITSAHNEANGAFNGLGLVKLMGRDSGFIAAYAALATTVVNICLVPEVPFTLDGLFKALESRYSSGKTHAVVAVAEGAGQELFKDQPERRDASGNILKNDIGEFLTRKIKEHFDKVGKEVNIKYFDPSYMVRSIPAQGTDAIFCFQLAEAAVHAGMAGKTDMVVGSMNNAFSHVPIEYAVSERKKINPNGALWHAVLGITRQQDYFSGKGKGK; translated from the coding sequence ATGACTCAGGAAGACATTCTAAATAATCCGGAGAAGTACGACCTTTCCATCGAAACCGTTGGCAAGGGAACTTTGAAATCGCCCATGAAGGGTGTTCCGTTTGTGTCGGAGTCTGACCGAGTGAGCCTTACGGCTGACGTTGGCCGAATCCAAAAATTCTGCGAAAGTGGCAAGGCCATTCCCTCGCTCGAAGCGGCAGGCCCTCGCGAAACGATTTTCCACGACCCCGCCTGGACACGCGCAGGCATCGTGACCTGTGGCGGCCTCTGCCCCGGTCTTAACAACGTGATTAAGGGTCTTGTTCAGGTGCTGTGGTTTGACTACGGCGTCAGAAACATTTTCGGTATTCCGTACGGCTACCGCGGTTTGAACCCGGCCTATGGTTATTCTCCGATGATTTTGAACCCCGACGTGGTGGACGCCATCCAGGAAGACGGCGGCACCATTCTCGGAAGCTCCCGCGGAAACCAGGACGCCAAGGTCATGGTCGACACGTTGATGCGCTTGAACATCAACGTTCTGTTCTGCATCGGCGGTGACGGTACGCTCCGAGGCGCCCACGATATCGCCCAAGAAGTCAAGAAGCGCCACCAGCCCATTTCGGTGATTGGCATTCCGAAGACAATCGACAACGACTTGAATTTGATTGACCGCACCTTCGGTTTCGAAACCGCAGTGCTCAGCGCAACCGACGTGATTACCAGCGCCCACAACGAAGCAAACGGCGCATTCAACGGCCTTGGCCTCGTGAAGCTCATGGGTCGCGACTCCGGCTTTATTGCCGCTTACGCTGCACTCGCTACCACGGTGGTAAACATCTGCTTGGTACCCGAAGTACCCTTTACGCTTGACGGCCTCTTCAAGGCTCTGGAAAGCCGCTACAGCAGCGGCAAGACTCACGCCGTGGTCGCAGTTGCCGAAGGCGCTGGACAGGAACTGTTCAAAGACCAGCCCGAACGCAGGGACGCCAGCGGCAACATCTTGAAGAACGATATTGGCGAATTCCTGACGCGTAAAATCAAGGAACATTTTGACAAGGTCGGCAAGGAAGTGAACATCAAGTACTTTGACCCGAGCTACATGGTTCGTAGCATTCCGGCTCAGGGTACCGACGCCATTTTCTGCTTCCAACTCGCCGAAGCAGCCGTACACGCCGGCATGGCAGGCAAGACCGATATGGTCGTCGGCAGCATGAACAACGCTTTCTCGCACGTGCCTATCGAATACGCCGTCAGCGAACGCAAGAAGATTAACCCGAACGGAGCGCTGTGGCACGCCGTTCTCGGTATCACGCGCCAGCAGGACTACTTCTCCGGTAAGGGGAAGGGGAAGTAA
- a CDS encoding sensor histidine kinase KdpD, giving the protein MRQVKLKAALSYIKKHQAIITERLVFISIFLVIAIPLTILFIKTYEQSAALEEKKIEERIDAAYESLRLRLSSDFNIENSRSYKDYGILNSITVIGGNSRLFSEFFSFPDSSGPYCDFDSLYRQCRKGLLGHFQISHSGELLTPFYPDTSTGIGKSMWDNFSFDDQEQRKKTRDLIQYLLIKLDIRNGLPKRTVQTVDSTEAIDQLYDEIPDLQIPTRVELTSEEEALTYMAETAKNDTTIAPDIPVFTGSNTNVNITDLKIRMTSDYIVFFRTIYIGMLPIVQGFVVDKAIYLNYMTQEEQLAYAKLPYAIELVYEDTVLLTIGKNNAEYELRTKRPLPPPYDKIVFKMYSSEVSGSADMTILFSGLILLIVVAVCLITIYRFTQSKVALAAKRQDFVSAITHELKTPLTAIKMYAELLQNSWVASEEKKQRYYGQIASEADRLSRLIQNVLNLSKLDGNRWNVQLRKERPKAVLDDFVAIYSKNIEKQGFELTVSTDTDADNVALLIDRDAVMQILMNLVDNSLKFSKNASYKMISIELRVNNGDMYLAVRDYGPGIPASEMKKVFQEFYRVENEMTRSTSGTGIGLSMVKKLCTLTNMKIEIENAGPGLRTKIHFPPLDI; this is encoded by the coding sequence ATGCGACAAGTAAAGCTTAAAGCAGCTCTTTCGTACATTAAAAAACACCAGGCAATCATCACCGAACGCCTGGTGTTTATTTCCATTTTCTTGGTCATCGCAATTCCCTTGACCATCTTGTTCATCAAGACTTACGAGCAGTCCGCTGCCCTGGAAGAAAAGAAAATAGAAGAACGGATCGACGCCGCCTACGAAAGCCTGCGCCTGCGCCTCTCGTCGGACTTTAATATTGAAAACAGCCGTTCCTACAAGGACTACGGCATCTTGAACTCCATTACGGTGATTGGCGGTAACAGCCGACTCTTCTCGGAGTTCTTCTCGTTCCCGGATTCCAGCGGACCTTACTGCGACTTCGACTCGCTTTATCGCCAGTGCCGCAAAGGCTTGCTCGGGCATTTCCAGATTTCGCATAGTGGCGAACTCTTGACGCCCTTCTACCCCGACACCAGTACCGGTATCGGAAAATCCATGTGGGACAACTTCTCCTTCGACGACCAGGAACAACGCAAGAAGACTCGCGACCTGATTCAGTACCTGCTCATCAAGCTTGACATTCGGAACGGGCTTCCGAAACGCACGGTGCAGACCGTGGACTCCACCGAAGCCATTGACCAACTTTACGACGAAATCCCGGACTTGCAGATTCCTACCCGCGTAGAACTGACTTCTGAAGAAGAAGCACTGACCTACATGGCAGAAACTGCCAAGAACGACACGACCATCGCTCCCGACATTCCCGTATTTACCGGTAGCAACACGAACGTCAACATTACCGATCTTAAGATTCGGATGACGTCGGATTACATCGTGTTCTTCCGTACGATTTACATCGGCATGCTTCCGATTGTGCAGGGTTTCGTAGTAGACAAGGCGATTTACCTGAACTACATGACCCAGGAAGAACAGCTGGCCTACGCCAAGCTGCCTTACGCCATTGAACTGGTCTACGAAGATACCGTACTCCTGACCATCGGCAAGAATAACGCCGAATATGAACTGAGAACCAAGCGTCCGCTCCCGCCGCCCTACGACAAGATCGTCTTCAAGATGTATTCCAGCGAAGTGAGCGGTTCTGCCGACATGACGATTCTGTTTAGCGGCCTCATTCTTCTGATTGTAGTGGCCGTCTGCCTGATTACCATTTACCGCTTTACGCAAAGCAAGGTGGCTCTTGCCGCCAAGCGTCAGGACTTTGTTTCAGCGATCACCCACGAGCTCAAGACTCCACTTACCGCCATCAAGATGTACGCCGAGCTATTGCAGAATTCCTGGGTGGCAAGCGAAGAGAAGAAGCAACGCTATTACGGCCAGATTGCCAGCGAAGCCGACCGACTCTCGCGCCTAATCCAGAACGTTCTTAATTTGTCCAAGCTCGATGGCAATCGTTGGAACGTGCAGCTCCGCAAGGAACGTCCGAAGGCTGTGCTTGATGACTTTGTAGCGATCTACAGCAAGAACATCGAAAAGCAAGGATTCGAACTTACCGTTTCTACCGACACCGATGCAGACAACGTAGCGCTCTTGATTGACCGCGACGCCGTAATGCAGATTCTGATGAACCTGGTGGACAACTCGCTCAAGTTCTCGAAGAACGCAAGCTACAAGATGATCAGCATCGAACTCCGCGTGAACAACGGCGATATGTACCTTGCCGTGCGTGACTACGGTCCGGGTATTCCGGCATCTGAAATGAAGAAGGTGTTCCAGGAATTCTACCGAGTCGAAAACGAAATGACACGTTCTACAAGCGGAACAGGTATCGGTCTTTCCATGGTGAAAAAGCTCTGCACGCTCACCAACATGAAGATCGAAATCGAGAATGCTGGCCCTGGCCTCAGAACCAAGATTCATTTCCCGCCGCTTGATATATAG
- a CDS encoding response regulator transcription factor, whose product MTTENTSTTKILIIEDEIAIAEGLIDLCKLNGYNVKHCADGESGLAEALTKQYNLVLLDLMLPGMDGFTVCDKIREQDKSLPIIILSAKNADDDIINGLKYGADDYIPKPFSVPMLLARIDAVLRRSRQTMENEGKLIAGSLRVNFREYTGTRGTEELAFTRKEIEILEYLWRNRDHAVPRSELLRKVWGYENADSVDTRTVDIHITKLRKKIEDDPSHPKLLVTFRGEGYQMRSAPECDK is encoded by the coding sequence ATGACGACTGAAAACACAAGCACCACCAAAATTCTTATCATCGAAGATGAAATCGCTATTGCCGAAGGCTTGATCGACCTTTGCAAGTTGAACGGCTACAATGTCAAGCACTGCGCCGATGGCGAAAGCGGCCTCGCAGAAGCCCTCACCAAGCAGTACAACCTTGTTCTTCTTGACCTCATGCTCCCGGGCATGGACGGTTTCACCGTTTGCGACAAGATCCGCGAACAGGACAAGAGCCTTCCGATTATCATCCTTTCTGCTAAGAACGCCGATGACGACATCATCAACGGCCTCAAGTACGGCGCTGACGACTACATTCCGAAGCCGTTCTCCGTTCCGATGCTCCTGGCCCGTATCGACGCCGTGCTCCGTCGCAGCCGTCAGACCATGGAAAACGAAGGCAAGCTCATTGCCGGTAGCCTGCGCGTGAACTTCCGTGAATACACGGGTACCCGCGGCACCGAAGAACTCGCCTTTACCCGTAAGGAAATCGAAATTCTTGAATACCTGTGGCGCAACCGCGACCACGCCGTTCCCCGTTCCGAACTGCTCCGCAAGGTCTGGGGTTACGAAAACGCTGATTCTGTGGACACCCGTACCGTGGACATCCACATTACCAAGCTCCGCAAGAAAATCGAAGACGATCCTTCGCATCCGAAACTCTTGGTGACCTTCCGCGGTGAAGGCTACCAGATGCGTTCTGCACCCGAATGCGACAAGTAA
- a CDS encoding PEGA domain-containing protein produces the protein MKKLYVFALLVAFLFTAAVADDDPPPRGKAATITIITNPPNSDVFLGGEPLGKSPIENANVKSGRQTLVVIDQGYELVNQRVNIWPGNDKRNVFDFGTKIPKGAIKVTTIPGKCLIYIDGDNADKTDGAALTINNLDAGDHVIRAECSNRKSAEALVTVKGEETVEVTLDASGKKKK, from the coding sequence ATGAAAAAGCTTTACGTTTTTGCGCTTTTGGTCGCATTCCTCTTTACCGCCGCCGTCGCTGACGACGATCCACCTCCGCGCGGTAAGGCCGCTACCATCACCATCATCACCAACCCGCCTAACAGCGACGTGTTCCTCGGTGGCGAACCTCTCGGCAAGAGCCCGATCGAAAACGCCAACGTCAAGTCTGGCCGTCAGACCCTCGTGGTGATCGACCAGGGTTACGAACTGGTGAACCAGCGCGTGAACATTTGGCCGGGTAACGACAAGCGCAACGTGTTCGACTTCGGCACCAAGATTCCTAAGGGTGCTATCAAGGTGACCACCATTCCGGGCAAGTGCCTCATCTACATCGACGGCGACAATGCCGACAAGACCGACGGTGCCGCACTCACCATCAACAACCTCGATGCCGGTGACCACGTGATTCGCGCAGAATGCTCCAACCGCAAGTCTGCCGAAGCTCTCGTGACCGTGAAGGGCGAAGAAACTGTCGAAGTGACTCTCGACGCTTCTGGCAAGAAGAAGAAATAA
- a CDS encoding ABC-ATPase domain-containing protein, whose translation MKALYQKIRTLNGKNYGLYKSLADKPWDFGDFALEFLHVQGDPYAPASRVVIKANLSMLGYTGEWGGSFERRLALSDFLHRKLSRLVKEKYPDKDAAIVFDMAGPEMLVRNSLWIDNGELRACLQVRLPGEGRKIQAEVAAEILTMVLPDLVSAGLYYSKSDEAALQEHFRVLAERKEILAQLETRGLCAFVPDGAVLPRASGLSELPLEGAVPFTAPEQMAVTLDVCGREIRGMGIPKGITVITGGAFHGKSTLLQALTRAVYPHIPGDGREGIVIDESALRVGVEDGRSVRGTDLSQFVRDLPGGVSTKNFNTLSASGSTSEAANLLEAMEAGSRAFLIDEDSSAVNFLIRDVRVRKLLGDDREPLIPLTDRIREISAQGYSFILVAGACGDYLDLADNIVIMANYKAECAKSSQPGTCSGEAAVSSARPFVGYMQPLQKSVRPTSAVERQVKVKLSGDTLLQIGFLVSDTSRLNTLVDKQQRLGAGFVLLNLLQNAASNSESSDASNAGDSVAATIQKLHEKIQNVGFRNLPQGMSREMSLPRVVDIACVAFRLREGSR comes from the coding sequence ATGAAAGCCCTTTACCAGAAAATTCGCACTTTAAACGGCAAAAATTACGGTCTCTACAAGTCCTTGGCAGACAAACCATGGGATTTTGGCGACTTTGCGCTAGAATTCCTGCATGTGCAGGGTGATCCGTATGCGCCGGCCTCCAGGGTCGTGATCAAGGCGAATCTTTCGATGCTCGGTTATACGGGCGAATGGGGAGGCTCTTTTGAACGTCGTTTGGCATTGAGCGATTTCTTGCACCGCAAGCTTTCGCGACTGGTTAAGGAAAAGTATCCCGATAAGGACGCCGCCATCGTATTCGATATGGCTGGACCCGAGATGCTGGTGCGAAATTCCTTGTGGATTGATAACGGCGAGCTCCGGGCCTGCCTGCAGGTTAGGCTCCCGGGCGAAGGTCGCAAGATTCAGGCCGAAGTCGCTGCCGAAATTTTGACGATGGTGTTGCCCGACTTGGTGTCGGCAGGTCTTTATTACAGCAAGTCCGACGAGGCCGCCTTGCAGGAACATTTCCGCGTGCTCGCCGAACGCAAGGAGATTCTGGCTCAGCTCGAAACCCGCGGGCTGTGTGCATTCGTGCCCGATGGCGCAGTGCTTCCGCGAGCCTCTGGCTTGAGCGAATTGCCGCTGGAAGGTGCGGTGCCGTTTACCGCTCCCGAACAGATGGCGGTGACTTTGGATGTGTGCGGTCGCGAAATTCGCGGCATGGGAATCCCGAAGGGAATCACCGTGATTACGGGTGGCGCTTTCCATGGAAAGTCGACCTTGCTGCAGGCCTTGACCCGCGCGGTCTACCCGCATATTCCGGGCGACGGCCGCGAAGGAATCGTGATTGACGAATCGGCTCTCCGCGTGGGCGTCGAAGACGGCCGCAGCGTGCGCGGCACAGACTTGTCGCAGTTCGTGCGCGACTTGCCGGGCGGCGTTTCGACCAAGAATTTCAATACGCTTTCGGCGTCGGGCTCTACTAGCGAAGCCGCAAACTTGCTCGAAGCCATGGAAGCGGGCTCCAGGGCGTTCCTGATTGACGAAGATTCCTCGGCGGTGAACTTCTTGATTCGCGACGTTCGCGTGCGCAAGCTCTTGGGCGATGACCGCGAACCGCTGATTCCGCTGACAGACCGCATCCGTGAAATTTCGGCTCAGGGCTACAGCTTTATTCTGGTGGCAGGCGCTTGCGGCGACTACCTCGACCTTGCCGACAACATCGTCATCATGGCAAACTACAAGGCCGAATGCGCAAAGTCGAGCCAGCCCGGAACCTGTTCCGGGGAAGCCGCGGTCTCAAGCGCGCGCCCGTTTGTAGGCTACATGCAACCCTTGCAAAAATCCGTGCGCCCCACCTCTGCGGTCGAGCGCCAAGTCAAGGTGAAACTCTCGGGCGATACTTTGTTGCAAATCGGGTTCCTCGTATCCGACACTTCGCGCCTCAACACGCTTGTCGACAAGCAACAGCGCCTGGGTGCGGGTTTCGTACTTTTGAACCTGTTGCAGAATGCCGCCAGCAATTCAGAATCGTCCGATGCGTCAAATGCCGGCGATTCTGTCGCCGCGACTATCCAGAAACTTCACGAAAAAATCCAGAACGTGGGCTTCCGCAATTTGCCGCAAGGCATGAGTCGCGAAATGAGCCTCCCGCGTGTAGTCGACATCGCCTGTGTGGCGTTCAGACTGCGTGAAGGCTCTAGGTAG